One window of the Pedobacter ginsengisoli genome contains the following:
- a CDS encoding CBS domain-containing protein: MKTVQQILSTKSVQIFSVTENSSVLEALQMMMEKNVSALLIVENDKLQGIFTERDYARKIILYGKSSAETPIKEVMTANPITILPTDSIDMCMQLMTDKHIRHLPVMHENKLLGMISIGDVVKFIIEDQKQTISQLESYISS; encoded by the coding sequence ATGAAAACAGTACAACAAATACTTAGTACCAAATCTGTACAGATTTTCTCAGTTACAGAAAACTCATCTGTTTTAGAGGCGCTTCAAATGATGATGGAAAAGAATGTAAGCGCCCTGCTTATTGTGGAAAACGATAAGCTACAAGGCATATTTACAGAAAGAGATTATGCCCGAAAGATTATTCTGTATGGAAAGTCGTCTGCAGAAACACCAATAAAAGAGGTAATGACAGCAAATCCTATTACTATTTTACCAACGGATAGTATAGACATGTGCATGCAACTCATGACGGATAAGCATATCAGACATTTACCGGTAATGCATGAGAATAAATTACTGGGAATGATTTCAATAGGTGATGTTGTGAAATTCATCATTGAGGATCAGAAACAAACTATATCTCAGCTGGAAAGCTACATCAGTAGCTAA
- the lptB gene encoding LPS export ABC transporter ATP-binding protein, translating into MILRAENLIKKYKQRTVVNDVSFSVSQGEIVGLLGPNGAGKTTSFYMIVGLIKPNEGTIYLDDQDITSDPMYRRAQKGIGYLAQEASVFRKLSVEDNIMAILEMTKMSKEERHEQLEELISEFSLHKVRKNRGDLLSGGERRRTEIARALAASPNFILLDEPFAGVDPIAVEEIQTIVAKLKQKNIGILITDHNVQETLSITDRAYLLFEGKILESGTPEVLAANEMVRRVYLGSNFVLRSKNL; encoded by the coding sequence ATGATATTAAGAGCTGAAAATCTGATAAAAAAATATAAACAACGTACTGTTGTTAATGACGTTTCGTTTAGTGTTAGTCAGGGTGAAATTGTTGGTTTACTAGGACCCAATGGAGCCGGAAAAACAACCTCTTTTTATATGATTGTGGGGTTGATTAAACCAAATGAGGGTACGATATATTTGGATGACCAGGACATTACCAGTGACCCAATGTACCGAAGAGCACAAAAAGGTATTGGATACTTAGCGCAGGAGGCTTCAGTTTTCAGAAAACTTTCTGTTGAAGACAATATAATGGCCATTTTAGAAATGACTAAAATGAGCAAGGAAGAACGACATGAACAACTGGAAGAGCTGATTAGTGAGTTTAGTTTACATAAAGTTCGTAAAAACCGTGGCGACCTACTTTCGGGAGGGGAACGCAGAAGGACAGAGATTGCCAGGGCATTGGCTGCTAGTCCTAATTTTATCTTACTGGATGAACCGTTTGCCGGGGTAGACCCCATTGCTGTTGAAGAAATTCAGACTATAGTTGCTAAACTAAAACAAAAAAACATAGGTATTCTGATTACCGACCATAACGTACAGGAAACTTTATCTATTACCGACAGGGCTTATTTATTATTTGAGGGCAAGATTCTGGAATCTGGAACCCCGGAAGTACTTGCTGCCAATGAAATGGTAAGAAGAGTATATTTAGGCTCTAATTTCGTATTACGAAGTAAAAACTTATAA
- a CDS encoding sterol desaturase family protein — translation MTDLDKSITVGVLFSFVILLTLFEMYFSYVHNKKHYQKRDTLTNVYLMASAFVINLLTKAGTFMLLQYCYVHYRLFQISNSLIYWIVLILAQDFLYWFLHYTGHYVRFFWAMHVTHHSSEHFNLTTGFRSTVFEPLYRVFFYLPLALMGFNAFDILFAYLVTQIYGNIVHTQSVGKLHPIIEYLFVTPSHHRVHHASNVRYLDKNMGMVLILWDRIFGTFQAEVPEEEIKYGLTTQPKDSGPVNIIFHEFIALYDDVKKAPTFKDKLKYIFYPPGWSHDGSTQTARVMQRQL, via the coding sequence ATGACAGATTTGGATAAAAGTATTACAGTTGGAGTGCTATTTAGCTTCGTTATACTACTTACCTTGTTTGAAATGTACTTTAGTTATGTACACAATAAAAAACATTATCAAAAACGTGATACCCTTACCAATGTATACCTGATGGCAAGCGCCTTTGTAATTAACCTTCTTACAAAGGCAGGAACCTTCATGTTGCTTCAATATTGCTATGTTCATTATCGCCTGTTCCAAATTTCAAATTCATTGATTTACTGGATTGTGTTAATTTTGGCTCAGGACTTTTTATATTGGTTTTTACATTACACGGGCCATTATGTGCGTTTCTTTTGGGCAATGCATGTTACCCACCACTCATCTGAGCATTTTAACCTTACCACGGGTTTCAGGTCTACAGTATTTGAACCGTTATACAGAGTGTTTTTCTACCTGCCGCTTGCATTAATGGGGTTTAATGCTTTTGATATTCTTTTTGCCTACCTGGTTACTCAAATATATGGGAACATAGTACATACTCAATCTGTTGGAAAACTACATCCAATAATTGAATATCTTTTTGTTACACCTTCCCACCATCGTGTTCATCATGCAAGTAATGTACGTTACCTTGATAAAAACATGGGCATGGTTTTAATTCTGTGGGACCGCATATTCGGAACATTCCAGGCAGAGGTACCGGAAGAAGAAATTAAATACGGATTAACAACGCAGCCAAAAGACTCAGGACCGGTTAATATAATTTTTCATGAATTTATAGCATTATATGATGATGTTAAAAAAGCTCCTACATTTAAAGATAAATTAAAGTACATTTTTTATCCTCCTGGATGGAGCCACGATGGCAGCACACAAACAGCGCGGGTAATGCAAAGACAACTGTAA
- a CDS encoding GH3 auxin-responsive promoter family protein, whose translation MAIVNSIFTWYMKKRVHQIELFIKYPHDVQEEWFQKLISSAEDTEWGEKYDYRSIETPKQFKERVPLQNYDTLKPFIERMLKGEQNILWPSEIKWFAKSSGTTSDRSKFIPVSEESLQECHFKGGKDMLSIFCNNRPTNEIFTGKGLVLGGSHQINQLNEDSFYGDLSAVLIKNLPMWAEYYRTPNISIALMENYEEKMEKMAEATIKENVTNIAGVPTWTIVLAKKVLEITGKANLLEVWPNLELYIHGAVNFKPYREQFKELIPCSHMYYLETYNASEGFFGIQDEVDSDELLLMLDYGIYYEFLPIEKLDDDNPDTLSLEQVELNKNYAIIISTNGGLWRYMIGDTVQFTSLSPYRIKITGRTKHFINAFGEEVIIDNAEQAICKACDATGAVFKDYTACPIYFKGEEVGGHEWIIEFDHQPNDFERFVDVLDQTLREVNSDYDAKRFKDLALRRPKVHNAPNNTFYNWLKSKGKLGGQHKVPRLANDRKYVEEILPLMK comes from the coding sequence ATGGCAATTGTAAATTCAATTTTTACCTGGTATATGAAAAAGCGCGTCCACCAGATAGAGCTTTTTATAAAGTACCCGCATGATGTGCAGGAAGAATGGTTTCAAAAACTAATTTCAAGCGCTGAGGATACTGAATGGGGTGAAAAATACGATTACCGTTCCATTGAAACTCCTAAACAATTTAAGGAACGTGTTCCCTTACAAAACTATGATACCCTAAAGCCATTCATTGAAAGAATGCTTAAAGGAGAACAAAACATTTTATGGCCATCGGAAATTAAATGGTTTGCCAAATCATCTGGCACAACAAGCGACAGGAGTAAGTTTATTCCGGTATCAGAAGAATCTTTACAGGAATGTCACTTTAAAGGTGGAAAGGACATGTTGTCGATTTTTTGCAACAACAGACCTACCAATGAGATTTTTACAGGAAAGGGACTTGTTCTTGGTGGCAGTCACCAAATTAATCAGCTTAATGAGGACTCCTTTTATGGTGACCTTTCTGCTGTATTGATCAAAAATCTGCCGATGTGGGCCGAATATTACCGCACACCAAATATCTCCATTGCATTAATGGAGAACTATGAGGAAAAGATGGAAAAAATGGCTGAAGCCACCATCAAAGAGAATGTAACCAATATAGCCGGGGTACCCACCTGGACTATTGTGTTGGCTAAAAAAGTACTGGAAATAACTGGTAAAGCCAATTTACTGGAAGTGTGGCCAAACCTTGAGCTTTATATTCATGGCGCTGTAAACTTTAAGCCCTACAGGGAACAATTTAAAGAATTGATCCCTTGCAGCCATATGTACTATCTGGAAACCTATAATGCATCTGAAGGTTTCTTTGGAATTCAGGATGAGGTGGATTCAGATGAGCTTTTACTAATGCTTGACTATGGCATATACTACGAGTTTTTACCGATTGAAAAGCTTGATGATGATAACCCTGATACCCTTAGTCTGGAGCAGGTAGAGCTTAATAAAAACTACGCCATTATTATCTCGACAAATGGAGGACTTTGGCGGTATATGATTGGAGATACCGTTCAGTTTACAAGTCTATCTCCGTATCGCATAAAAATAACCGGCAGAACAAAACATTTTATAAATGCTTTTGGAGAAGAGGTTATTATAGACAATGCTGAACAGGCAATCTGCAAGGCATGTGATGCCACAGGTGCCGTATTTAAAGATTATACTGCCTGCCCTATCTATTTTAAAGGCGAAGAGGTTGGTGGCCATGAATGGATAATTGAATTTGATCATCAGCCTAATGACTTTGAACGTTTTGTTGATGTTTTAGATCAGACCTTAAGAGAGGTAAATTCTGATTACGATGCGAAAAGATTTAAAGATCTGGCTTTGCGCCGCCCTAAAGTACATAACGCACCCAACAATACGTTCTACAACTGGTTAAAATCAAAAGGTAAACTTGGAGGACAACATAAGGTTCCAAGATTAGCGAACGATAGGAAATACGTTGAAGAAATACTCCCTCTGATGAAGTAA
- a CDS encoding alpha/beta hydrolase yields the protein MKHLKQIIEDIKVQGDNPELLQAMLWKLICYSPKMPIRLHQQNLLNAAQTSTLKVYDEYFSKSDLNFNCFRWGNGSTKVLLTHGWGSKAIDFSELIDVLLLNKNIEVWAFDAPGNGSSEGELSNLILFAEAIKEFKRNYGVPDVMIGHSLGGMANTLVIKETLQFPKLLISIAPLVNLTENFKSSMTAVGISESSQNQFFSEFEERYQMSTDHFLLNDMYTFPDKVKHLLIYEANDYISPANFIETFILQYPSVTVSKYEDTTHAKIIIDHRIINEIDAIIKESL from the coding sequence GTGAAACACTTAAAACAAATAATTGAAGACATAAAAGTTCAGGGCGACAATCCTGAACTTTTACAAGCCATGCTTTGGAAATTAATTTGTTATTCTCCCAAAATGCCAATTCGTCTGCATCAGCAAAATCTTTTAAATGCTGCTCAAACTTCTACATTAAAGGTTTACGATGAATATTTTAGCAAATCTGACTTGAATTTTAATTGCTTTAGGTGGGGAAATGGCTCGACTAAGGTTTTACTAACACATGGCTGGGGCTCTAAGGCTATTGACTTTAGTGAACTAATTGATGTTTTATTGCTTAACAAGAATATTGAGGTATGGGCTTTTGATGCTCCTGGAAATGGCAGTTCGGAAGGTGAACTTAGCAACCTGATTCTTTTTGCAGAGGCCATTAAGGAATTCAAAAGAAATTATGGTGTTCCGGATGTAATGATAGGGCACTCGCTTGGTGGAATGGCAAATACTTTAGTTATAAAGGAAACTTTACAATTCCCTAAACTTTTAATCAGCATTGCCCCTCTGGTAAATTTAACAGAGAACTTTAAATCTTCTATGACCGCTGTAGGAATTTCTGAAAGTTCACAGAACCAGTTTTTTTCAGAATTTGAAGAACGATATCAGATGAGTACAGATCACTTTTTACTAAATGATATGTACACTTTTCCTGATAAAGTAAAGCACCTTCTTATTTATGAAGCTAATGACTACATCTCTCCTGCAAATTTTATTGAAACATTTATACTGCAATACCCTTCAGTAACGGTTTCAAAATATGAGGATACCACACATGCTAAAATCATTATCGATCACAGGATAATTAATGAAATAGATGCTATAATTAAGGAGTCACTCTAG
- a CDS encoding MBL fold metallo-hydrolase: protein MQVFTLYEGSYSVDATKKFIPFNAEKDNPKDRPASLFIHVQPFLIKLKNSLVLFDTGLGYSDEKGQLILHNNIRKAGFDPEDVDMVLMSHLHFDHSGGMIHNKIDGSVELSFPHATYVIQTGEWETAFTNPSSSYKTEIFEFLQRNAQLKFIENSGQLTDEISYELTGAHCPFHQVFLLDDGVDKVFFGGDVLPEPEELLRKFIAKYDFDGRKAMELREEFGKKAAEENWNCLFYHAKSKATGYVTYTDGQFRIS, encoded by the coding sequence TTGCAAGTTTTCACTTTATACGAAGGATCATATTCTGTAGACGCAACTAAAAAATTTATACCATTTAATGCCGAAAAGGATAACCCCAAGGATCGTCCGGCTTCTCTTTTTATCCATGTACAGCCTTTTTTAATTAAGCTAAAAAATAGCCTGGTTTTATTTGATACAGGTTTGGGCTACAGTGATGAAAAAGGACAGTTGATTTTGCATAATAACATTAGAAAGGCTGGTTTTGATCCTGAAGATGTAGATATGGTTTTGATGTCTCATCTTCATTTTGACCATTCAGGTGGCATGATCCATAACAAAATTGATGGCAGTGTAGAGTTAAGCTTTCCGCACGCAACATATGTAATTCAAACAGGAGAGTGGGAGACTGCTTTTACAAACCCTTCTTCGTCTTACAAAACTGAAATATTTGAATTTTTGCAACGCAATGCGCAGCTAAAATTTATTGAAAACTCCGGGCAACTAACCGATGAAATCAGTTATGAGCTTACCGGAGCACATTGTCCGTTTCATCAGGTGTTTTTACTAGATGATGGTGTAGATAAAGTGTTTTTTGGAGGCGATGTTTTGCCGGAACCGGAAGAACTACTAAGAAAGTTTATTGCGAAGTATGATTTTGATGGTAGGAAGGCTATGGAGCTTAGAGAAGAATTTGGAAAGAAGGCTGCTGAGGAGAATTGGAATTGCCTTTTTTATCATGCAAAAAGTAAGGCTACTGGATATGTTACCTATACAGATGGGCAATTTAGAATAAGCTAA
- a CDS encoding response regulator, whose amino-acid sequence MTNSRINMLVIDDDDINIFIIKKVIEKTGYEVDMTSKSNGQLAIDYLTSITSNVEIFPHIILVDINMPILNGWEFLEAYEKLNIVRPKVYLYMLSSSVYEYDIEKAKGFKSVNGFISKPLTIERLKELLQLVVL is encoded by the coding sequence ATGACCAACTCTAGAATCAATATGCTTGTTATTGATGATGATGACATCAATATTTTTATCATAAAAAAAGTGATAGAAAAAACTGGTTATGAGGTAGATATGACTTCAAAAAGCAATGGCCAGCTAGCTATAGATTACCTGACAAGCATCACCAGTAATGTAGAAATATTCCCGCACATTATCCTGGTAGACATTAATATGCCAATTCTTAACGGCTGGGAATTTCTGGAGGCCTACGAAAAACTGAATATAGTACGCCCAAAAGTTTACCTGTATATGCTCTCTTCTTCTGTTTATGAGTATGACATTGAGAAAGCCAAGGGTTTTAAATCCGTAAACGGATTCATTTCTAAACCCTTAACCATCGAAAGACTCAAAGAACTTTTACAGTTAGTTGTTCTTTAG
- the recJ gene encoding single-stranded-DNA-specific exonuclease RecJ — protein MKKRWVRAAKGNIETTDLLAQQLNINSSLAEILVQRGISCFDSARDYFRPQMSHLHDPFLMKDMDKAIERIDLALTKNEKILIYGDYDVDGTTSVALAFSFFSQFTSNIEYYIPDRHKEGYGISTAGIDYAAENGFTLIISLDCGIKANDKIAYANTLNIDFIVCDHHLPGDELPAAIALLDPKRNDCPYPFKELAGCGIGFKLAQAYCHTHQLTSDKYEQYIDLVMVSIAADIVPVIDENRILAYHGLIKLNTQPSIGLKALMEISGKHKDYTLTDVVFTLAPRINAAGRMNHASEAVKMLLCTESTIAQEQSLLINLQNTERKTSDQSITAEALALIEDCEILVSKKTTVVYHESWNKGVIGIVASRLIEKYYRPTVVLTASNGLLTGSARSVAGFDLYEALLGCEDLLVQFGGHKFAAGLTIKPENIQLFSDRFENIVASTITDDLLKPEINIDSEIEFRQIDGKFQRIIAQMEPFGPLNMAPIFVSHNVFITGKPYVVGTKHLKLNLKQQNSTIFESIGFGLAEYESLLQPNQPFSVCYTVEENIWKDQRRLQLNIKAIEIDNQYN, from the coding sequence ATGAAAAAAAGATGGGTGCGGGCCGCAAAGGGCAATATAGAAACGACAGATTTGCTTGCACAACAATTAAATATAAATAGCAGTTTAGCGGAGATATTAGTACAAAGAGGCATTTCTTGTTTCGATAGTGCGCGTGATTATTTTAGGCCGCAGATGTCGCATCTGCACGATCCTTTCCTGATGAAGGATATGGATAAAGCCATCGAAAGAATTGACCTTGCCCTTACAAAAAATGAAAAGATATTAATCTACGGAGATTATGATGTAGATGGAACCACTTCAGTTGCCCTTGCATTCAGTTTTTTTAGCCAGTTTACGTCAAACATTGAATATTATATCCCAGACAGACATAAGGAAGGATACGGTATTTCGACAGCTGGAATTGATTATGCCGCAGAAAATGGTTTCACGCTGATCATTTCTCTTGATTGCGGAATAAAAGCCAACGATAAAATTGCCTATGCAAACACTTTGAATATTGATTTTATTGTTTGCGATCATCATTTGCCTGGAGATGAACTTCCGGCTGCAATTGCTCTACTTGATCCGAAACGTAACGATTGTCCTTACCCTTTTAAAGAACTTGCTGGTTGCGGCATTGGCTTTAAACTTGCCCAGGCCTATTGCCATACTCATCAGTTAACTTCCGATAAATACGAGCAATATATTGATTTGGTAATGGTAAGTATTGCTGCTGACATTGTACCTGTTATTGATGAAAATAGAATTCTTGCATATCATGGCCTCATCAAATTAAACACACAGCCTTCTATTGGATTAAAGGCGCTGATGGAAATTTCTGGAAAGCATAAAGATTACACACTTACCGATGTAGTTTTTACCTTAGCTCCCCGTATCAATGCTGCCGGAAGAATGAACCATGCATCCGAAGCAGTTAAAATGTTGCTTTGTACAGAAAGTACCATAGCTCAGGAGCAAAGTTTACTTATAAACCTACAAAATACAGAACGCAAAACATCTGACCAAAGCATTACGGCCGAAGCCCTTGCATTAATTGAAGATTGTGAAATTCTTGTTAGTAAAAAAACAACGGTTGTATATCATGAAAGCTGGAATAAAGGTGTCATAGGCATTGTGGCTTCCAGACTGATAGAGAAATATTATAGACCTACAGTTGTACTTACCGCATCGAACGGACTGCTTACAGGCTCTGCGCGATCCGTTGCCGGGTTCGATTTGTATGAAGCATTACTAGGTTGCGAAGATCTTTTGGTTCAGTTTGGTGGACATAAGTTTGCTGCTGGATTAACAATAAAGCCCGAAAACATTCAATTATTTTCGGATCGTTTTGAAAATATAGTTGCATCAACCATTACTGATGACTTATTAAAGCCGGAAATAAATATAGATTCAGAAATTGAATTTAGGCAAATAGATGGTAAATTTCAGCGCATTATAGCGCAAATGGAGCCATTTGGCCCCTTAAATATGGCACCAATTTTTGTTTCTCATAATGTATTTATTACCGGAAAACCTTATGTTGTGGGCACAAAACATTTAAAATTAAATTTAAAACAACAAAATTCTACTATTTTTGAAAGCATTGGTTTTGGATTGGCAGAATACGAATCATTATTACAGCCAAACCAACCTTTCTCTGTTTGTTATACAGTAGAAGAAAATATATGGAAAGATCAACGGCGTTTACAATTAAATATTAAAGCCATAGAAATTGACAACCAATATAATTAG
- a CDS encoding metallophosphoesterase family protein — translation MISTKILYNAVFKTEQVDDLDKFKTLPEPTGSYPYRLNLGNRLNETAPGKMVFHMVGDTGGVKSADAQKQVAGKMTDQYLSATGEHDRPAFLYHLGDIVYHYGEAEQYSEQFLKPFETYPGPIYAIAGNHDTDINPDCNLNYDSLDAFYAAFCSTSPKTMYFGTDSSRKSQVQPHVFWTMESPLATIIGLHTNVPKYGHITKEQKNWFIKELQNAASLRSDKAIIVCMHHAPYSADTNHGSSKPMIEFLEAAFEEARVKPDIVFSGHVHNYQRFSKQYEDGKIVPFIVAGAGGFDELHQLADPDDSKYCGKNDLFNQVQLNSYCDNRHGFLKISIEKTPFSFSIQGEYYTVPNLTTNEEATLFDRFTIDLTGR, via the coding sequence ATGATCAGCACAAAGATTCTGTACAATGCTGTTTTCAAAACAGAGCAGGTAGATGACCTGGATAAATTCAAAACGCTGCCTGAACCCACCGGAAGTTATCCTTACAGATTAAATCTCGGAAATCGTTTAAATGAAACAGCACCAGGTAAAATGGTTTTTCATATGGTTGGTGACACCGGTGGAGTAAAATCTGCCGATGCTCAGAAACAGGTAGCCGGGAAAATGACTGATCAGTACCTTTCTGCAACTGGCGAACATGACAGACCTGCATTCTTATACCATCTCGGAGATATTGTATATCATTACGGAGAAGCTGAGCAATATAGTGAGCAGTTTTTAAAACCGTTTGAAACCTACCCGGGTCCAATTTATGCGATTGCAGGGAATCATGACACTGATATAAATCCGGATTGCAATTTAAATTATGATAGTCTTGATGCATTTTATGCGGCATTTTGCAGCACCTCGCCTAAGACAATGTATTTTGGCACAGATAGTAGTAGGAAAAGTCAGGTTCAGCCCCATGTGTTTTGGACTATGGAATCGCCCTTGGCCACAATAATTGGCCTTCATACTAATGTTCCGAAATATGGTCACATTACCAAAGAACAAAAGAACTGGTTTATTAAGGAGTTGCAAAATGCGGCCAGCCTTCGTTCTGACAAGGCTATAATTGTCTGTATGCACCATGCTCCTTATTCTGCTGACACAAATCATGGTTCAAGCAAACCAATGATAGAGTTTCTTGAAGCTGCATTTGAGGAAGCCCGTGTAAAACCTGATATTGTTTTTAGCGGACATGTACATAATTACCAGCGGTTTAGCAAACAATATGAAGATGGAAAAATTGTTCCATTTATTGTTGCAGGAGCCGGTGGTTTTGACGAATTACATCAGCTTGCAGATCCTGATGATAGCAAGTACTGTGGTAAAAATGACTTATTCAATCAGGTTCAACTGAACAGTTATTGCGATAACAGACATGGGTTCTTAAAAATAAGCATCGAAAAAACGCCTTTTAGTTTCAGCATACAAGGTGAGTACTATACTGTCCCTAACTTAACTACTAATGAGGAAGCTACCTTATTTGATAGGTTTACAATTGACCTGACCGGAAGGTAA
- a CDS encoding M13 family metallopeptidase: MKIKKAFSIPVAACSLLLMASCNNSEPKHELHSGIILKNMDTTVVPGNNFTAYVNGTWAKNTKIPSDKASYGVGSMVNDKAQEDVKAIIENAAKGNPAEGSDEQKIGDFYESYMNTKVRDSIGLAPLNAEFKRIDAIASGKDLAAYFAYANKIGNMIPFNLSVAEDLKDPRKYMLYTWQGGLGLPDREYYLLKDAKSADIRTKYVAHIEKMLTLAGIPDAKAKSVQIMALETLIASKQMKKEETRNMAGLYNSFPIKNLSTVTPDFDWNTLLTEAGVKNHDTLIISQVAYTKDLNTILKNTPLDTWKNYLKWSAVTGSATSLNTVLDQENFNFYAKTLFGIKEQKPQWRRAVGVVNGNLGEVVGKLYVEKHFPPAAKERMLKLVGNLLKAYEASIKELDWMGAETKKQALEKISKFTPKIGYPDKWRDYSKLKIVKNDLFGNEKRSKEFEYNRIFNKLGKPVDRTEWGMTPQTVNAYYNPSMNEIVFPAAILQPPFFDMTADDAVNYGGIGAVIGHEIGHGFDDQGSTFDGTGAMRNWWTAKDQSEFKKRTNALKAQYSEFKVFPDLNVNGDFTLGENIGDLGGLSIALKAYNASLNGKPAPVMDGFTGEQRVFLGWAQVWLNKSTDEALRNQVGTDPHSPAKFRVNGVVRNIPEFYTAFNVKPTDSLYLAPEKRVKIW, from the coding sequence ATGAAAATTAAAAAAGCTTTCAGTATCCCTGTCGCGGCTTGCTCTTTGCTGCTGATGGCATCCTGTAATAATTCAGAACCGAAGCATGAGCTACATTCAGGTATTATCCTTAAAAATATGGATACGACTGTAGTGCCAGGGAATAATTTTACGGCATATGTTAATGGCACCTGGGCTAAAAATACTAAAATCCCTTCTGATAAGGCATCATATGGAGTAGGTTCTATGGTGAACGATAAGGCGCAGGAAGATGTTAAAGCTATAATAGAGAATGCGGCAAAAGGAAATCCTGCTGAGGGCTCTGATGAGCAAAAAATAGGCGATTTTTACGAGTCATATATGAACACAAAAGTTCGTGATTCTATCGGATTGGCACCTTTAAATGCTGAATTCAAAAGAATTGATGCCATAGCCTCAGGAAAAGATTTGGCAGCTTATTTTGCTTATGCCAATAAGATTGGTAACATGATACCTTTCAATTTAAGCGTAGCTGAGGATTTAAAAGATCCAAGAAAGTACATGCTTTATACATGGCAGGGAGGTCTTGGTTTACCGGATCGTGAGTATTATTTATTAAAGGATGCAAAATCTGCAGATATCCGAACCAAATATGTGGCGCATATTGAAAAGATGTTAACTCTTGCGGGCATCCCTGATGCAAAAGCTAAATCTGTTCAGATAATGGCACTCGAAACCCTGATTGCCTCAAAGCAGATGAAGAAGGAAGAAACCAGAAATATGGCTGGCCTTTATAATAGTTTTCCCATTAAAAATCTGAGCACAGTAACGCCTGATTTTGACTGGAATACACTGCTTACGGAAGCGGGAGTTAAGAATCATGACACCTTAATTATTTCTCAGGTAGCATATACAAAAGATCTAAATACCATTTTAAAAAATACTCCTCTTGATACCTGGAAAAATTATTTGAAATGGAGTGCTGTTACAGGTTCCGCAACATCTTTAAACACCGTGCTTGATCAGGAGAATTTTAACTTCTATGCTAAAACTTTATTTGGTATTAAGGAGCAAAAGCCTCAATGGCGCAGGGCTGTTGGTGTGGTTAATGGAAACCTTGGTGAGGTAGTTGGTAAATTATATGTTGAAAAACATTTTCCGCCTGCAGCCAAAGAACGTATGCTTAAACTGGTTGGTAATTTGTTAAAAGCCTACGAGGCCAGTATTAAAGAGCTTGACTGGATGGGTGCTGAAACTAAAAAACAGGCACTTGAAAAAATAAGTAAGTTCACGCCAAAAATTGGATACCCTGATAAATGGAGAGATTATAGTAAACTTAAAATCGTAAAGAACGATCTATTTGGCAATGAAAAACGATCTAAAGAGTTTGAATATAACCGCATCTTTAATAAACTGGGTAAGCCTGTTGACCGTACGGAATGGGGTATGACACCACAAACCGTTAATGCTTATTACAATCCAAGCATGAATGAGATTGTATTTCCTGCTGCTATCTTGCAGCCTCCATTTTTTGATATGACAGCAGATGATGCTGTGAATTATGGCGGTATTGGTGCAGTAATTGGCCATGAAATTGGTCATGGCTTTGATGATCAGGGAAGTACATTTGATGGTACGGGCGCAATGCGTAACTGGTGGACTGCCAAAGATCAAAGTGAGTTTAAAAAGAGAACAAATGCCTTAAAAGCTCAGTATAGTGAGTTTAAAGTTTTTCCAGATCTTAATGTAAATGGGGATTTTACCCTTGGAGAGAATATTGGTGACCTTGGTGGATTAAGCATTGCGCTTAAGGCCTATAACGCAAGTTTAAATGGTAAGCCAGCACCAGTTATGGATGGTTTTACCGGCGAACAGAGGGTATTCCTTGGCTGGGCTCAGGTATGGTTAAATAAATCTACAGATGAAGCATTAAGGAATCAGGTAGGTACTGATCCACATTCTCCGGCCAAGTTCAGGGTTAACGGTGTTGTAAGAAATATACCTGAGTTTTATACCGCATTTAATGTAAAACCAACTGATTCTCTATATCTGGCTCCAGAGAAAAGAGTTAAAATCTGGTAG